A section of the Styela clava chromosome 9, kaStyClav1.hap1.2, whole genome shotgun sequence genome encodes:
- the LOC120338848 gene encoding uncharacterized protein LOC120338848 isoform X2, with protein sequence MEKMDDDEFFLGCKTIKMADIQEEIKSLLGRDALKTDWIKIAEVNANPNKPQNVHHQIEISLDKLYTGMSVRIRADKKTPCTSCSRGIKKHSCAVCSSTGRSDPGILNNCTNCDGKGFRLLTCDVCFGQGTLQKEKYHAVTIPRGARNGHQIWIKGEGDTMLNQPDAASDIVCTIKEQPHSNFRRCGHDLYIQKNISITNALCGLKLVFTHLDGRKIVLKTQPGTVIRTGDMLCAKNEGMPVLNSKTGAKGDLIVMFNVLFPKKFEDLSVLQNIENYLPKRTSPDIASKDLEEFDLTHFDPKEIVYAVPYRQQETYEDSPAKKKTEQKEEPEKLPTCAQQ encoded by the exons atggaaaaaatggATGATGACGAATTCTTCCTTGGATGTAAAACCAT AAAAATGGCAGATATTCAAGAGGAAATTAAATCATTACTTGGACGAGATGCATTGAAAACTGATTGGATAAAAATAGCAGAGGTCAATGCAAATCCAAACAAACCACAGAATGTACAtcatcaaattgaaatatcacTGGATAAATTGTACACAGGAATGAGTGTCAGAATTCGCGCAGACAAAAAAACACCATGTACCTCTTGCTCGCGTGGTATTAAGAAGCACAGCTGTGCTGTATGCTCAAGCACCGGAAGGTCCGATCCAGGAATTTTAAACAACTGTACGAATTGCGATGGTAAAGGCTTCAGACTTCTTACATGTGATGTTTGTTTTGGGCAAGGGACTCTTCAGAAAGAAAAATACCATGCTGTTACCATACCTCGCGGGGCAAGAAATGGGCATCAGATTTGGATAAAGGGTGAAGGTGATACAATGCTTAATCAACCAGATGCGGCAAGTGACATTGTTTGCACTATAAAAGAGCAACCACATAGTAACTTTCGAAGATGTGGACATGATTTGTATATACAAAAGAATATTTCTATAACTAATGCGTTATGTGGTTTGAAACTTGTTTTTACACATCTTGATGGTCGAAAAATTGTGTTAAAGACACAACCAGGAACAGTAATAAGGACAGGCGATATGCTTTGTGCGAAAAATGAAGGCATGCCGGTGTTAAACTCCAAAACTGGTGCAAAGGGAGATCTTATAGTTATGTTTAATGTTCTATTTCCTAAAAAGTTTGAAGATTTGTccgttttacaaaatatagaaaattatcTCCCTAAGCGAACAAGCCCTGATATCGCAAGTAAAGATTTAGAAGAGTTTGATCTAACCCACTTTGATCCTAAAGAAATAGTTTATGCAGTGCCATACCGACAACAAGAAACGTATGAAGATTCACCAGCAAAGAAAAAAACGGAACAGAAAGAGGAACCTGAAAAATTACCTACTTGTGCACAACAATAG
- the LOC120338848 gene encoding uncharacterized protein LOC120338848 isoform X1, which translates to MEKMDDDEFFLGCKTMYIILIIKMADIQEEIKSLLGRDALKTDWIKIAEVNANPNKPQNVHHQIEISLDKLYTGMSVRIRADKKTPCTSCSRGIKKHSCAVCSSTGRSDPGILNNCTNCDGKGFRLLTCDVCFGQGTLQKEKYHAVTIPRGARNGHQIWIKGEGDTMLNQPDAASDIVCTIKEQPHSNFRRCGHDLYIQKNISITNALCGLKLVFTHLDGRKIVLKTQPGTVIRTGDMLCAKNEGMPVLNSKTGAKGDLIVMFNVLFPKKFEDLSVLQNIENYLPKRTSPDIASKDLEEFDLTHFDPKEIVYAVPYRQQETYEDSPAKKKTEQKEEPEKLPTCAQQ; encoded by the exons atggaaaaaatggATGATGACGAATTCTTCCTTGGATGTAAAACCATGTATATCATATTAATAAT AAAAATGGCAGATATTCAAGAGGAAATTAAATCATTACTTGGACGAGATGCATTGAAAACTGATTGGATAAAAATAGCAGAGGTCAATGCAAATCCAAACAAACCACAGAATGTACAtcatcaaattgaaatatcacTGGATAAATTGTACACAGGAATGAGTGTCAGAATTCGCGCAGACAAAAAAACACCATGTACCTCTTGCTCGCGTGGTATTAAGAAGCACAGCTGTGCTGTATGCTCAAGCACCGGAAGGTCCGATCCAGGAATTTTAAACAACTGTACGAATTGCGATGGTAAAGGCTTCAGACTTCTTACATGTGATGTTTGTTTTGGGCAAGGGACTCTTCAGAAAGAAAAATACCATGCTGTTACCATACCTCGCGGGGCAAGAAATGGGCATCAGATTTGGATAAAGGGTGAAGGTGATACAATGCTTAATCAACCAGATGCGGCAAGTGACATTGTTTGCACTATAAAAGAGCAACCACATAGTAACTTTCGAAGATGTGGACATGATTTGTATATACAAAAGAATATTTCTATAACTAATGCGTTATGTGGTTTGAAACTTGTTTTTACACATCTTGATGGTCGAAAAATTGTGTTAAAGACACAACCAGGAACAGTAATAAGGACAGGCGATATGCTTTGTGCGAAAAATGAAGGCATGCCGGTGTTAAACTCCAAAACTGGTGCAAAGGGAGATCTTATAGTTATGTTTAATGTTCTATTTCCTAAAAAGTTTGAAGATTTGTccgttttacaaaatatagaaaattatcTCCCTAAGCGAACAAGCCCTGATATCGCAAGTAAAGATTTAGAAGAGTTTGATCTAACCCACTTTGATCCTAAAGAAATAGTTTATGCAGTGCCATACCGACAACAAGAAACGTATGAAGATTCACCAGCAAAGAAAAAAACGGAACAGAAAGAGGAACCTGAAAAATTACCTACTTGTGCACAACAATAG
- the LOC120338848 gene encoding uncharacterized protein LOC120338848 isoform X3, which produces MKNLSLRKMADIQEEIKSLLGRDALKTDWIKIAEVNANPNKPQNVHHQIEISLDKLYTGMSVRIRADKKTPCTSCSRGIKKHSCAVCSSTGRSDPGILNNCTNCDGKGFRLLTCDVCFGQGTLQKEKYHAVTIPRGARNGHQIWIKGEGDTMLNQPDAASDIVCTIKEQPHSNFRRCGHDLYIQKNISITNALCGLKLVFTHLDGRKIVLKTQPGTVIRTGDMLCAKNEGMPVLNSKTGAKGDLIVMFNVLFPKKFEDLSVLQNIENYLPKRTSPDIASKDLEEFDLTHFDPKEIVYAVPYRQQETYEDSPAKKKTEQKEEPEKLPTCAQQ; this is translated from the coding sequence AAAAATGGCAGATATTCAAGAGGAAATTAAATCATTACTTGGACGAGATGCATTGAAAACTGATTGGATAAAAATAGCAGAGGTCAATGCAAATCCAAACAAACCACAGAATGTACAtcatcaaattgaaatatcacTGGATAAATTGTACACAGGAATGAGTGTCAGAATTCGCGCAGACAAAAAAACACCATGTACCTCTTGCTCGCGTGGTATTAAGAAGCACAGCTGTGCTGTATGCTCAAGCACCGGAAGGTCCGATCCAGGAATTTTAAACAACTGTACGAATTGCGATGGTAAAGGCTTCAGACTTCTTACATGTGATGTTTGTTTTGGGCAAGGGACTCTTCAGAAAGAAAAATACCATGCTGTTACCATACCTCGCGGGGCAAGAAATGGGCATCAGATTTGGATAAAGGGTGAAGGTGATACAATGCTTAATCAACCAGATGCGGCAAGTGACATTGTTTGCACTATAAAAGAGCAACCACATAGTAACTTTCGAAGATGTGGACATGATTTGTATATACAAAAGAATATTTCTATAACTAATGCGTTATGTGGTTTGAAACTTGTTTTTACACATCTTGATGGTCGAAAAATTGTGTTAAAGACACAACCAGGAACAGTAATAAGGACAGGCGATATGCTTTGTGCGAAAAATGAAGGCATGCCGGTGTTAAACTCCAAAACTGGTGCAAAGGGAGATCTTATAGTTATGTTTAATGTTCTATTTCCTAAAAAGTTTGAAGATTTGTccgttttacaaaatatagaaaattatcTCCCTAAGCGAACAAGCCCTGATATCGCAAGTAAAGATTTAGAAGAGTTTGATCTAACCCACTTTGATCCTAAAGAAATAGTTTATGCAGTGCCATACCGACAACAAGAAACGTATGAAGATTCACCAGCAAAGAAAAAAACGGAACAGAAAGAGGAACCTGAAAAATTACCTACTTGTGCACAACAATAG
- the LOC120338848 gene encoding uncharacterized protein LOC120338848 isoform X4 translates to MADIQEEIKSLLGRDALKTDWIKIAEVNANPNKPQNVHHQIEISLDKLYTGMSVRIRADKKTPCTSCSRGIKKHSCAVCSSTGRSDPGILNNCTNCDGKGFRLLTCDVCFGQGTLQKEKYHAVTIPRGARNGHQIWIKGEGDTMLNQPDAASDIVCTIKEQPHSNFRRCGHDLYIQKNISITNALCGLKLVFTHLDGRKIVLKTQPGTVIRTGDMLCAKNEGMPVLNSKTGAKGDLIVMFNVLFPKKFEDLSVLQNIENYLPKRTSPDIASKDLEEFDLTHFDPKEIVYAVPYRQQETYEDSPAKKKTEQKEEPEKLPTCAQQ, encoded by the coding sequence ATGGCAGATATTCAAGAGGAAATTAAATCATTACTTGGACGAGATGCATTGAAAACTGATTGGATAAAAATAGCAGAGGTCAATGCAAATCCAAACAAACCACAGAATGTACAtcatcaaattgaaatatcacTGGATAAATTGTACACAGGAATGAGTGTCAGAATTCGCGCAGACAAAAAAACACCATGTACCTCTTGCTCGCGTGGTATTAAGAAGCACAGCTGTGCTGTATGCTCAAGCACCGGAAGGTCCGATCCAGGAATTTTAAACAACTGTACGAATTGCGATGGTAAAGGCTTCAGACTTCTTACATGTGATGTTTGTTTTGGGCAAGGGACTCTTCAGAAAGAAAAATACCATGCTGTTACCATACCTCGCGGGGCAAGAAATGGGCATCAGATTTGGATAAAGGGTGAAGGTGATACAATGCTTAATCAACCAGATGCGGCAAGTGACATTGTTTGCACTATAAAAGAGCAACCACATAGTAACTTTCGAAGATGTGGACATGATTTGTATATACAAAAGAATATTTCTATAACTAATGCGTTATGTGGTTTGAAACTTGTTTTTACACATCTTGATGGTCGAAAAATTGTGTTAAAGACACAACCAGGAACAGTAATAAGGACAGGCGATATGCTTTGTGCGAAAAATGAAGGCATGCCGGTGTTAAACTCCAAAACTGGTGCAAAGGGAGATCTTATAGTTATGTTTAATGTTCTATTTCCTAAAAAGTTTGAAGATTTGTccgttttacaaaatatagaaaattatcTCCCTAAGCGAACAAGCCCTGATATCGCAAGTAAAGATTTAGAAGAGTTTGATCTAACCCACTTTGATCCTAAAGAAATAGTTTATGCAGTGCCATACCGACAACAAGAAACGTATGAAGATTCACCAGCAAAGAAAAAAACGGAACAGAAAGAGGAACCTGAAAAATTACCTACTTGTGCACAACAATAG